Proteins from one Ornithobacterium rhinotracheale genomic window:
- a CDS encoding copper resistance protein NlpE N-terminal domain-containing protein: protein MSTFLVAFSCKTSHKEVIVTKSGEIVLSPKSDVFELGSNNFFGTYIGKIPCSCCKNGVKTVLTLKEDSSYRLKEDRNHHSKVINGFYSVENNIITLDDKDIFRLNKNQLYFLQSKAHNQDNSTTYILNKVK, encoded by the coding sequence ATGAGTACTTTTTTAGTAGCGTTCTCATGCAAAACATCTCATAAAGAAGTGATTGTAACCAAATCAGGCGAAATCGTATTAAGCCCTAAAAGTGACGTTTTTGAACTCGGTTCCAATAATTTTTTTGGCACATACATTGGCAAAATTCCTTGCTCATGTTGTAAAAACGGGGTAAAAACTGTTTTGACACTAAAAGAAGATAGTTCTTATCGCTTAAAAGAGGACAGAAACCACCACTCTAAGGTGATAAATGGTTTCTACTCTGTTGAAAATAATATCATCACATTAGACGACAAAGATATTTTCCGATTAAATAAAAATCAACTTTACTTCCTACAAAGCAAAGCGCATAATCAAGACAATTCTACTACTTACATACTCAATAAAGTCAAATAA
- a CDS encoding MotA/TolQ/ExbB proton channel family protein has protein sequence MEQQDSLSLAQILADSASQTTEVSLLEMIQQGGWFGGIIIFILFLLLLFTVYLFFERYLSINKQSRQDYYFINNIRDFVYENKIPAAIELCKRTNTPESRMIEKGLLRIGRPLKEISEAIENTGKLEVYKLEKNVNYLATIAGAAPMLGFLGTVVGMIMSFAEIANTAGQVDAKLLSSGIYAAMLTTAAGLVVGISAYIAYNFLVMEVDKSVHQMESTVTEFLEVINKPVVK, from the coding sequence ATGGAACAACAAGATTCATTATCACTGGCGCAAATCTTAGCAGATAGCGCTTCGCAGACCACAGAGGTCTCTCTACTAGAAATGATTCAGCAAGGAGGCTGGTTTGGCGGAATCATAATTTTCATCCTCTTCCTGTTGCTACTCTTTACCGTTTACCTATTCTTTGAGCGTTATTTAAGCATTAATAAACAATCTAGACAAGATTATTACTTCATTAATAATATAAGAGATTTCGTTTACGAAAATAAAATCCCCGCAGCCATCGAGCTCTGCAAGCGTACCAATACACCAGAGTCCCGAATGATTGAAAAAGGGCTCCTCCGCATAGGGCGCCCATTGAAGGAAATCAGCGAAGCTATTGAAAACACTGGAAAGCTAGAAGTATACAAATTGGAGAAAAATGTAAATTACCTTGCCACCATAGCCGGAGCCGCGCCAATGCTTGGGTTTTTAGGCACCGTGGTGGGAATGATAATGTCTTTTGCCGAGATTGCAAACACCGCAGGGCAGGTAGATGCCAAATTGCTATCAAGCGGAATATATGCCGCTATGCTTACCACGGCGGCAGGTTTAGTCGTAGGGATTTCTGCCTATATAGCTTACAACTTTTTAGTAATGGAGGTGGATAAAAGCGTTCACCAAATGGAATCCACCGTTACCGAGTTCCTAGAAGTAATCAATAAACCCGTGGTGAAATAA
- a CDS encoding ExbD/TolR family protein, which translates to MDIRGRNKISPDFSMSSMTDIVFLLLIFFMLTSTMVSTNVLNLQLPKADGAPAQDKQLIVSINNQGQYFIDKTPVAKDQLEPQLKNLFKQNQEPAFILQAEEKAYTKDIVYVMDIANRNQYKMVLATEPNE; encoded by the coding sequence ATGGATATCAGAGGAAGGAATAAAATAAGCCCGGATTTCAGTATGTCGTCTATGACGGATATTGTCTTCCTATTGCTTATTTTCTTTATGCTTACATCTACTATGGTCTCCACCAATGTGCTAAACCTCCAATTGCCCAAAGCCGATGGCGCCCCAGCACAGGATAAGCAGCTCATCGTAAGCATAAACAATCAAGGGCAATACTTCATAGATAAAACCCCCGTGGCAAAAGACCAATTAGAGCCACAGCTGAAAAATCTATTTAAGCAAAATCAGGAGCCAGCCTTCATTCTTCAAGCCGAGGAGAAAGCCTATACCAAAGACATCGTGTATGTGATGGACATAGCCAATCGCAATCAGTATAAAATGGTACTAGCCACCGAGCCTAATGAGTAG